The window tcatttgttctggctttttttgttatacaaagatgttaaataactTAAATACATTCTCAACAGTCACTCAGAATCAGATTTATACCTACAAGCTGTACATATGAGGTAGAGAAAAATAACTTAGGCTCCCATaagacattggaaaaaaaaaaaaagaaaaatactaatcCTTCATGTTAGTATTCCCACCTCCCTTTAAAAGGAAATGCCATCCCAAGTGTGCAAAACAAATCCTAGACTTTACATTCAGGCCTCAATGGGCATTGTTAGAGACTGGGGTGGATTGGAACAAGGGAAAATTCCTGTGGGAGTTTGGTGATCGCTGTTTCagatgggtccatgtccaagggGAGCTGGCAGGGTTATCCACACAAAACATTGCTTAGCCCTGAACTCATCCCCACCATTATTAACCTAGGTGCATATGTCTTTATCCCCTTCTGTTGTCAGCAGGGAGAAACTGGCACCTCCGCATGGACCAAAACACATCCTAGAGGTGCCTACACTAGTTGCAGACAGAGCCTGGGCAAGCACACCTGCACCATGGGCTCCTTATCTAAGGTGGATGACTCCAGGCCCATTGCAAATGCCCCATTATGCCAAGCATGTCAGCACCTCTCCCAACTCTCCTGAGCAACCCCATGAGTGAAAGCGGAATCTCCTGTCCTTTTGGGTCACCTGGCCAAATGCCACTGAGAAGGGTTTTGCCCATTTCTGAAAACCTTCAGCAACaattgagaaaaatgcattgttCAGATGTGTCCCCGGATAGCCTGCTGAATTTTCATTTGTCTGAATCATTTATGGTCTTAAATGACACCCTACTCGCTCCTTGCCTCTGAAGAAACATAGTTATGGAAAGCCTACTGTGATGCCAGAGCTAAGCTGTGCTTGCAATATCCATTCTCTTGTCCTTCCaatatccattttcttttccttcccactcaCAAATACTTGAGATTCCCctttttttgttcagaaatatTCTGTTTCCTGGAACCTGCAAATAACTTGGTCAAATCCAATGTTCAtcagtgaaaaatacatttaaaagctATTCAGTGGTAATATCCATGGCCCTAAGCTTAACTGCTTTAGCAAGGACCAGATTTCTACTGGCCTGATCCTGCGCCATACTGAGCCTCCTTCAAGTTACAAGGGTAGTAATGGTTATAAAAGGCACTATTCCTCTTGCGGGAAAATGTTGCTATCCAAAAGTCATCACCTACTTAGCATCCTGAAAACCAAAAACCAGGACGAGCAGACCATGGAAGCCAGACTCAACCCAACAGATGTGCACAGAGCTGAATAAACTAGGAACGAAGAGCTTTGCTGCACCTGTTTTATCGAGTACAGAACAGACCTAATTTTACTGCAACATCAACTGAGGAATTTTTCACAGGCACTATAATCCACCAGAAAATTACCTTAAGCAGCATCTACTCCATGAAAGTACCCTTGAGAAATCTGTCCCTTCATCTGGGTTCTCATCCAACCCTACTACAGCCAAACCAACCTAATTTCTCCTCAAGTGTTGGCTAAAATAGGGCAGCTGAAAAACGATTAACAAAGAAATTCAAAACCTGGTCTGAAGGAAGGCAGATGTGTACGAGCTGGCCAGCCATAAAAAATCCTCAGAAATTATTTCGTCCCTGCTCAGGTCTCCAAATCAGCAATCCCAAGAGCTCTTTTGAAAACAGATGGTCCATAACCATTCCCCTGCTTCCAAAGGTGAATGACAGGCTTCCTGAACAGCAGCAGACCAAGTTCCCAGCTCCCCAGTTTTACACTGCCTCATTCAAATAGATAAAAAATTGCTTGTGTTGTATCAAGCCTGGAATTTGGTCCTCTTCGTTTAACCTTCCCATgtgctcagactttttttttttcaccaacaaCCTTTTTAAGAATCATTCTTCCCAGGCCAACTGAGATTAACGGCAAATATTTAGTTATTGTAAATAGGGTTTGGGTTTCCCCCATCCAGATCCAACTCAAGACCAGGATGCACAACCGAAAAAGGGTAATTTTAAAGTTTCGGGGTaggtttttgtattttaattacaagGTACTCAATCTTCATAACTCATTTTTAGTGtcaagaattaaaacaaaaaaacaacaacaaagccccTTTGATTAAGCGCGGCTTTTTCTACCAACTGGAGTCTTTTGAGAGCTGGAAGATGATGAGAATGTAATGTTTAGGACTTGTTTTGCATGTCTCCACATCCCGCATATATGAGTCAGTCACACAGAATAGAAGCTTGTTAAAAAACAGATGACGGGTGCAACAAttatttgtgtgggtttttatttcttttaatagaaaattcTAATataaaacagcaaacattttcagtttgccttgtttacaaaaatattatatattttttttatatttctgacaTAACTAAATGCACtattcaataaaaatattcttccatCAGCtaacttctcttttaaaaaaaattaataaaaaagttaTATAAATAATGGttgcacccccccaccccaaaactgaTCTTGCAAGTCTTGCTGGATCAGCTTAGGAGAACCAATATTTGACACTTTTGGGGGGACAGGGGCTGAAAGGGGATCAGAAACCAGAGACGTCCCCCTACACCCATCAATCCTTCTCCAGTTACATCTGCTGCAAAAAAATGCCTCTCTGTGGgtaagaaaaagggaagaagtttCTTTgcacttgttttttgttttttttttttaacatgaaatgaCACCATGAAAGACTCACAGACTCAAATCCACTCTTGTAGTAGTTTTACGACAATTAGCAATTTCATTGAATTGCTCTGGAGATCCAATAGTGTGGTGGTAGAATTAGCCTCTCTGGAAAAACCCAATTTCATACAGCTGGAACAAAAAGGGTTTTACAGGACACTACCCAATGTTTTACAGAGGACTTCAGGGTCTCTTATCTAGGGTTTTCTGAACTCATGGATGACTAGCAGAAGCTTCTGCTCCATGGGTTAATTGAATTCCAACACACATCTATCACCAGGAGAAAACACAGGTCAAGGACTTGAAGAGCTTTTGAGAGGGTTGGACATCATTTCTACCAGCTGCTACGTGTTTCATCCTACTTAAGCTCCACTGGATTTTTCCAAAACGAGGCTTTTCCCCCCATTCTTTCTTCAAAGATAAGGCAAATATCGGAAAATGCTGGAACTAAACACCCCCCAACACCCAAAACACACGCAATgtggtgggggaagaagaaaaataacccacATATGTTTTACCACTCTAGGTCAAAAGGCCAAGAAGACAAGTTCTCCTGATTTCAGAGTGTTAGTATATTTTATACACTGCCTATACATTTAACACATGTGCCTCGCTACTATttagttatttatatttttttttaaccacaggaGAATAAACCTTGCTATTTACAATATATAACAGGCAAGTAATATATCCACATTAACATAAATACaatttgttttttgtggttttttggtgatatttttttttaaatacttacagAAAGCATCCAGGCTTCAGTGCGTGAGTTATAATACACAGAAGAGCTCTTTCACTCAGTAGTTCATTCACTCTTTGCCTCTTTCCTCTAGTCAGGCTTTGACAGTCTGCTTTATTGCTcacccatctctctctctccccttcattGCCAAATGCACCAGGCTACCTTATTCCATCCGACCCAGGCATTTTCTCTGCAACGATACCGATGCCAACACTGCCCTCTCTTCTGCATCTTGGGACTCATTCTCCTCTCACACCAGTGCAATGTGGATTTACTCCAGCGAGGTCAACGGAGACAGAGACAccagtgaaaagaaggaaaatgaggcCCATGGTTtaaatataacaataataataataataataataattaataataataataataatgcacaTAAATTGTGGCCCATTCTTTAatcaagaacaaatattttttaaaaaagaatggagCCAGAAATAGTAATTCAGACCCAAAAATCCTCATGTTTTGAGCAGGTTTGGATCCAGCCTTACTTTGGAGGGGAAGAGCTATTctagcacacacacaaaaacgtAACAGTGAGTTTGCACatatgtgtgagagagagagagagacagcggGAGAAAAAGAATTTAACATAATACCACATTGAAACCATAAGAAGGTCCTTCTGAAGGgctttacaataaataaatgttcattcaatatttatatatatatatttatgtgtcagcgtgtgtgtatatatatacacacatgcacacactgaaTAATATGTTTCTagtcagtttattttttaaaccattagATAAACTGCTCATGGGTGACTTTCAAAGTGGTGCATCTCCCAGAAGCTGCAAGACCTTCCTGCAAACTTTCTGCGTCGAATGTACCACCGCACATTTGCCACGGTGGAAGGGACAAATGCTGTGTGTGagttcctccttccccagcactaCCCCAACCTCCAGAACTGTACAGCAAATAAGCAAACCTCAAAAAAAGAGACGGTGCGCTTCACTTTGCAGGACCATAGAGCTATTAACAGTAACATCCTGTCCCTCCCCATGCCCCCACCTCAAGATTTGATGTCAATGAGCCAGGCTGAACTGCAGGTATTttttagcaaggaaaaaaaaatataacttttctCCTCCCAGTAGATGCACATGAACAGATTAAATATTAGTGGCtactatttggggaaaaaaatttaaaaggaaagaaaagaaaaaataatggtcCATCTCGGAAAACTGCTCTCTTTTTGTTTGTCTAACACCTATTACTGCTTGAAAAAATCCAACCAGCTTTCCTCTTTTGAGAACCAGATCAATGGCTTATATAAAATAGGTGGAAATTGCTACTACTGGACAATCAAAACTTgctaccaaaaataaaacaaaatgcccTCCGCTCTCCATTGTTTCCTTAGAAAGCTTCATTGAGGCATTCACTAACTGCTTCCGATCCACTTTTACGTGAAGGATGTTGCCACATCAAGTCCTGGATTTTAAGTATCctcttcagagggaaaaaaaaatgctgaaagttGTCATCTATTTCACAGCGTCAGAGCGATTTCCCCCTGCAGTCAATTTCTGGCTGCTCTGGCCACTTGATAGTTTGTCTCTGCGTCAATTGGTTGTTCCAAATCCAGTAGTTTATTACCATTTagcagttgtatttttaaaatacagttctcaatctagtggttaaaaaaaaaataaaatcttaaggTCATAGGGTTTACATACAGCTTGCGTCATGTACCACTGCCATGGTTAGAGTAAATGGAATGATGACCTAGTAAAAGAAAAGTCAGCTCCTCCAGAGGTCTATCCAGTCCAAAACGGCTGCTATACAATGCAAGACAGCACTGCATTCCAAGATGCACTCGAATTTCTCTTGTCCTACTCAGAAACACATGTCCAAATTCAGCTGGTATAAGACTAAAAAGTTCCAGTTTAGATTTCTGAAGCAGTTACCACAGGGTGAATTCAATCATGAagaggtgggaagaggagagaaaaataaatcatgaacaaagtgaaaataaaacaaaagaatctagtggtttttaaaaataaaaattaaaattaagacagCGATAGTGCTAAAAAAACTGCATTTGGAGAAATtgtttgaaattgttttaaaaaaagaacacacgATTGGACTGAAGGGGACAGGCATGTCCGGTTTTCTACTGTCTTCCCAACCTCTTTCTTGGATATATTTCTGTCTGCAACATGGTGGACCCAACATTTTTTGAGCTGTACTTGGTGATCAAAGCATGCGGATACGGAACTCTCGCTAAAAAGCTTACCCTCCCAGTGAGTCTCTTTGTCAGAGCCTTGTTTGCTCGATGTGCAGAAACTCCACTAGAGGAACCATCAGGGCTGCTCCTGCTTACCCTACACACTTATCTCCagttttaaaaggggaaaaaatttaaCCACTTCCCGTACCATTGCATTCAAAGCAGAAAGATCTTTCTTTTGTATCTGCTTAGCTCTCTAAGCAGTTGGGTAAGCTTCAGGAATAAAGTAGTATAGATTATTTATGCCAAAGAGAATATATTAGCCCAGGAGTTCATGGAGGATTGGTAAAATGATCAAGATGTTCCAAGGATAAATGATCTGTCAAACTGTGTAGACGACTAAGGTGAAGGTCAACTGGTGTCTAACCCCAGCATGACAGGCACTTATTTCCACATGGTTGGACCTCATTAAAATTCAgtctacaggaaaacaaaacaaaacaaaaacaaaacagcaacacaGCTGGGTCACCTGTACCCTACAAAGTGCTTATGTCTCAACATAGCTTTCAGATCCCAGAAGGTCAATCAAACCCTGTTTGTCTCCATATGTAGTTCTCATAGATCGCCATTGCCCGTCACCAAGGGTTGCCATCAAGCAGAAGACGTGTCAGTCTTTGCAGGTGTAAACCTCCTCTCTCTGGGTGCATTGCTTGCATTCCACATAGCAGCACCAACGGACCTGGCATTGGCACGGACGGGTGACCACCCGGCTCTGTGTATTGTGCCCTCGCCCGCAGCAGATGCTGTCACAGTTCTTGTCTTTGTAACATTTCCTTCCTGAAGTCCCAGGCGAGTATCTACTCATCATACAGAAGCTTGGGGAATCGTCAATGTAGACAAGATCCGTAGTCCTTGGGATTTGATCACTGTGACCAGGGATGGACTTCTTGGGTGGGGAGATGTCTCCTTCCCCTGTGGCCTCGTTGGTAGTGCTGCCCACTTTGAGCGATGTCTCATACTTCTGCTTCAGCTGCTTCCCTATTTCATGGAATGGAGAGAGCTGCCTCCAGCATGTTCGGACAGTACAGGATCCAGATACACCGTGGCATTTACAGGTTGTCTCCACTCCAGCTTTGATGACCTGCAAACACACACGGCCCCAAAAGAAAATCAGTTATGGGGGAAGAAATCAAGACgtagggaggagggggggaaattgGTAGAAGACATTCCTGGAACACAAAGTTGATGACAACACGGAAACTATCTATTGGAAGAGGACAGAAAACATACGCTACAGGAAATACTTGTTTTAGAAGGCTCCCTGTTACTAGGAATATGACATTTGCCTGCCAAAACAGTACTTTATTGGCTAGTTAATGATACTGGCAAAGTGTACAAAGGCTGTCCAATGCCGGCACTCATCTATGTAGAGAAAGGTCTGAAGCTGTGATGCAACTAAGagattaatacatattttaaccTATATATCTATTTTAATAAGAACAAGGGGATAAGATGTAACAAATGTGGAAGGAGTTGGTTTAGTGAAGAGGGAGAGC of the Larus michahellis chromosome 2, bLarMic1.1, whole genome shotgun sequence genome contains:
- the WNT9A gene encoding protein Wnt-9a isoform X2, whose product is MISTPTIRLEVYAGFLLFGVPLVAVLLPSDGTSMACPALARHFLLSGFKETAFLYAISSAGLTHAMAKACSAGRMERCTCDEAPDLENREAWQWGGCGDNLKYSNKFVKEFLGRKPNKDLRARVDFHNNLVGMKVIKAGVETTCKCHGVSGSCTVRTCWRQLSPFHEIGKQLKQKYETSLKVGSTTNEATGEGDISPPKKSIPGHSDQIPRTTDLVYIDDSPSFCMMSRYSPGTSGRKCYKDKNCDSICCGRGHNTQSRVVTRPCQCQVRWCCYVECKQCTQREEVYTCKD